The following are encoded together in the Citrus sinensis cultivar Valencia sweet orange chromosome 1, DVS_A1.0, whole genome shotgun sequence genome:
- the LOC102629726 gene encoding PH, RCC1 and FYVE domains-containing protein 1, producing the protein MADLASYGKSERDIEQALIALKKGTQLVKYSRKGKPKFRAFRLSSDETSLIWLSHGGERNLKLSTVSRIIPGQRTAVFKRYLRPEKDYLSFSLVYSNGERSLDLICKDKAETEVWFAGLQALITRYSNRRTRSDISDLTDISARPFGATLEFSNNIAYNRTSVDSRDSFSTFASSDVASEHPNMQLRTSTGDGFRISVSSTPSCSSGGSGPDDIESLGDVYVWGELWSDGASPEGSFGSLATKVDVLLPKPLESNVVLDVHQIACGVRHVALVTRQGEVFTWGEESGGRLGHGIERDFSRPHLVDFLAVNNVDFVACGEHHTCAVSTSGDLFTWGDGIHNAGLLGHGTDVSHWIPKRVSGPLDGHQVLSIACGTWHTALSTSNGKLFTFGDGSFGALGHGNRESFTYPKEVQVLSGLKTVKVACGVWHTAAIVETQNQTSANILPRKLFTWGDGDKYRLGHGNKDTYLLPSCVSSLYEYNFHQLACGHHMTVALTTSGHVFMMGGAAHGQLGNPLADGKIPCLVQDKLVGEFVEEISCGAYHVAVLTSRSEVLTWGKGANGRLGHGDIEDRKTPTMVEALRDRHVKNISCGSNFTSCICIHKWVSGADQSVCSGCRQAFGFTRKRHNCYHCGLVHCHACSSKKALKAALAPTPGKPHRVCDACYAKLKAADAGTGPNIGRKVTTPRRSTDGRDRIERGETRSSRILLSPATEAVKYLEIRSGKPGARADSSIVRASQVPSLTHLKDVAFPSSLSAFNSAWWPATAPQTPPLPPSTQQSLPQSGVNSRPTSPYSRRPSPPRSGFSRTVIERLKKSNEALTQDVAKFQNQIRILNRKCDAQDLEIKELQKTAQDAALLAAGECSKLKAANEVVKSISRQLKELIHQLPPEFHDSENFRSIFAQAEACLETNAASESSSSLPAIIDSNQQPAESSSHQSAAVDSDQQNKPETSSLESEPSNIIDNRTEDSNPQESSVLCTGEAAQPQPSSQNNSRPPQIRGDKETIEQFEPGVYITFVERRGGAKIFRRVRFSKRRFDEHQAGEWWTKNKDRVLKRYSPHASSSVASSESASSAAVATCSAPVPAPSPSDPPPAPPQEETDNAPPPSSSSSSS; encoded by the exons ATGGCAGATCTTGCTAGTTATGGAAAATCTGAGCGTGACATTGAACAG GCACTCATTGCTTTAAAGAAAGGCACTCAGTTAGTCAAGTACAGCCGGAAAGGAAAACCTAAGTTTCGTGCATTCAGGCTTTCTTCG GATGAAACTTCCCTCATCTGGTTATCACATGGAGGAGAAAGGAATCTGAAGTTATCTACTGTGTCAAGGATAATCCCTGGACAGAGAACT GCTGTATTTAAAAGATATTTGCGTCCTGAAAAGGATTACTTGTCATTTTCACTTGTATACAGTAACGGTGAAAGATCCCTCGATCTG ATCTGCAAGGACAAAGCTGAGACAGAGGTTTGGTTTGCAGGCCTTCAGGCATTAATTACAAGATATTCTAATAGACGTACCAGGAGTGACATTTCTGAT CTAACTGATATCAGTGCACGGCCATTTGGGGCAACTCTAGAGTTCTCGAATAATATTGCCTACAATAGGACATCTGTTGATTCTCGTGATTCATTTTCGACTTTTGCAAGCTCAGATGTGGCCTCAGAACATCCAAATATGCAACTAAGAACAAGTACTGGAGATGGTTTCCGTATTAGTGTTTCAAGCACACCTAGCTGTTCAAGTGGAGGATCGGGTCCAGATGACATAGAATCATTAGGTGATGTTTATGTATGGGGTGAGCTTTGGTCAGATGGGGCTTCTCCTGAGGGGAGTTTTGGCTCATTGGCTACGAAAGTTGATGTGCTGCTTCCCAAGCCCTTGGAATCCAATGTAGTTCTTGATGTTCATCAGATAGCCTGTGGTGTTCGGCATGTTGCTCTAGTAACAAGGCAAGGAGAGGTTTTCACCTGGGGAGAGGAATCTGGAGGGAGACTTGGTCATGGAATTGAAAGGGACTTTAGTCGTCCTCATCTCGTCGACTTCCTGGCAGTCAATAATGTAGATTTCGTTGCATGTGGTGAGCATCATACGTGTGCTGTATCTACATCTGGTGATTTATTTACTTGGGGTGATGGTATCCATAATGCTGGTCTTCTAGGTCATGGCACTGATGTTAGCCATTGGATACCAAAAAGAGTTTCTGGTCCTTTAGATGGACATCAGGTTTTATCTATTGCATGTGGGACATGGCATACAGCTTTGTCTACTTCAAATGGAAAATTGTTTACATTCGGAGATGGATCATTTGGTGCTCTTGGACATGGAAATCGAGAAAGTTTTACATATCCAAAAGAAGTTCAAGTATTGAGTGGACTAAAAACTGTTAAAGTTGCATGTGGAGTATGGCACACTGCAGCTATTGTCGAGACTCAAAACCAGACAAGTGCAAATATTCTACCAAGAAAATTGTTCACCTGGGGTGATGGTGACAAATATCGTTTGGGACATGGAAACAAGGATACTTATCTGCTTCCCAGCTGTGTCTCTTCTCTTTATGAGTACAACTTCCACCAGCTGGCATGCGGACATCATATGACTGTTGCCCTCACGACATCAGGTCACGTGTTTATGATGGGTGGTGCTGCACATGGTCAGCTTGGCAACCCTCTTGCCGATGGCAAGATTCCTTGCCTGGTACAAGATAAGTTGGTTGGTGaatttgttgaagaaatttcTTGCGGGGCATACCATGTTGCTGTCCTGACTTCAAGAAGCGAAGTACTCACTTGGGGAAAAGGTGCAAATGGAAGATTAGGACATGGGGACATAGAAGATAGAAAAACGCCAACGATGGTCGAAGCACTCAGAGATAGACATGTGAAAAATATATCATGTGGTTCCAATTTTACTTCCTGCATATGCATCCATAAGTGGGTCTCTGGAGCAGACCAATCAGTTTGCTCTGGTTGTCGGCAAGCTTTTGGTTTCACAAGAAAGAGGCACAACTGTTATCATTGCGGACTGGTGCACTGCCATGCTTGTAGCTCCAAAAAAGCACTGAAAGCAGCATTAGCTCCAACTCCAGGAAAACCACACCGGGTGTGTGATGCTTGTTATGCAAAACTTAAAGCTGCTGACGCTGGTACTGGTCCTAACATTGGTAGGAAAGTTACTACTCCTCGACGTTCAACAGATGGCAGAGATAGAATTGAAAGGGGAGAGACAAGATCTTCAAGGATTTTGCTGTCTCCAGCTACAGAAGCAGTCAAATACCTTGAGATCAGGTCCGGAAAGCCCGGAGCCAGAGCTGATTCTTCTATAGTTCGAGCCTCCCAAGTACCATCACTTACACATCTAAAGGACGTAGCTTTTCCAAGTTCATTGAGTGCTTTTAATTCTGCTTGGTGGCCTGCTACGGCACCGCAGACCCCACCACTACCACCGTCAACGCAACAGTCATTACCACAGTCCGGTGTCAACTCAAGACCTACTTCACCATACTCGAGGAGACCAAGCCCTCCACGCAGTGGATTTTCTAGGACGGTTATTGAAAGActcaagaaatcaaatgaaGCGTTAACCCAAGATGTAGCAAAATTTCAGAATCAA ATTAGAATTTTGAATAGAAAGTGTGACGCTCAAGATCTGGAGATTAAGGAACTGCAAAAAACTGCTCAAGATGCTGCTTTATTGGCTGCAGGGGAATGTTCCAAATTAAAAGCCGCCAATGAAGTTGTCAAGTCCATCTCAAGACAG TTGAAAGAGTTGATACATCAGTTGCCTCCTGAGTTCCATGATAGCGAGAACTTCAGATCCATTTTTGCTCAAGCTGAGGCCTGTTTAGAGACTAACGCAGCATCTGAAAGCTCTTCTTCCTTGCCTGCAATCATAGACTCCAACCAACAACCTGCTGAAAGCTCTTCTCACCAGTCTGCCGCTGTAGATTCTGACCAACAAAATAAACCTGAAACGAGTTCATTGGAAAGTGAGCCTTCTAACATAATAGACAACAGAACAGAAGATAGTAATCCGCAGGAATCATCGGTTTTATGTACAGGAGAGGCAGCACAACCTCAGCCTAGCTCGCAAAATAACTCCAGACCACCACAAATACGTGGAGACAAAGAAACCATTGAACAGTTTGAGCCCGGTGTTTACATCACTTTTGTTGAACGTCGAGGTGGTGCCAAGATCTTCAGACGAGTTAGATTCAG TAAACGAAGGTTTGATGAGCATCAGGCGGGAGAATGGTGGACTAAAAACAAAGATAGGGTGCTTAAGAGATACAGTCCACACGCAAGCAGCTCCGTTGCATCATCAGAATCAGCATCCAGTGCGGCCGTAGCAACTTGTTCAGCGCCCGTGCCTGCACCATCGCCGTCCGATCCACCACCGGCACCTCCTCAAGAGGAAACCGATAATGCGCCAccaccttcttcttcttcttcttcttcttaa
- the LOC102630000 gene encoding uncharacterized protein LOC102630000 yields MATSATFTTTGIISQLKLTRHSIQPLSNVTGRRSRKLVVRTSSLKTPISAKQAEKNAMQYRKLGDSDLVISEITLGTMTFGEQNTEKESHEILSYAFENGINILDSSEAYPIPMKKETQGKTDLYIASWLKSQPRDKVIIATKVSGYSERSSFLRDNAKVLRVDAANIKESVEKSLKRLNTDYIDLLQIHWPDRYVALFGEYMYDYSKWRPSVPIVEQLRAFKELIDEGKVRYIGVSNETSYGVMEFVHAAEVEGLLKIVSIQNSYSLLVRCRFEVDLVEVCHPKNCNIGLLAYSPLGGGSLTGKYLDINSEAARKGRLNLFPGYMERYNTSLAREATIKYIEMAKKHGLTPVQLALGFVRDRPFMTSSIIGATSVEQLKEDIDAFFTAERPLPQEVMADVEDIFKRYRDPTIF; encoded by the exons ATGGCGACGTCAGCCACATTCACAACAACCGGTATCATCTCTCAGCTTAAACTAACGCGCCACTCGATACAGCCACTGTCAAACGTGACGGGAAGAAGAAGTAGGAAGCTCGTTGTCAGAACAAGTTCTTTAAAGACACCCATCAGTGCAAAACAAGCAGAAAAGAACGCAATGCAGTACAGGAAGCTCGGTGACTCTGATCTTGTTATCAGTGAAATCACTCTTGGGACT ATGACTTTTGGAGAACAAAATACGGAGAAGGAATCTCATGAAATTCTCAGTTATGCATTTGAAAACGGCATCAATATTCTTGACTCTTCAGAGGCT TACCCCATTCCAATGAAGAAGGAAACACAAGGAAAAACAGATCTCTATATTGCTAGCTGGCTGAAGTCTCAGCCCCGTGATAAG GTTATCATTGCAACAAAAGTTTCTGGTTATTCAGAACGATCAAGTTTTTTGCGTGACAATGCAAAAGTTTTGCGCGTCGATGCTGCTAACATAAAGGAAAGTGTAGAGAAAAGCCTAAAACGCCTGAACACAGATTACATCGACTTACTGCAAATTCACTG GCCAGACCGTTATGTGGCATTATTTGGTGAATACATGTATGATTATTCAAAATGGAGGCCAAGTGTGCCAATTGTAGAACAACTGAGGGCATTTAAAGAACTTATTGATGAAGGGAAG GTACGTTACATTGGTGTTTCCAATGAGACTTCATATGGGGTGATGGAGTTTGTTCATGCTGCTGAAGTTGAAGGACTTCTGAAGATTGTTAGTATCCAAAATAGTTATAGTTTGTTGGTTAGATGTCGTTTTGAAG TTGATCTTGTTGAAGTTTGTCATCCAAAGAATTGCAATATTGGCTTACTTGCTTATTCGCCACTGGGTGGTGGATCATTGACTGGAAAATATTTAGATATAAATTCAGAAGCAGCAAGGAAAGGAAGGTTGAACCTCTTCCCTGGTTACATGGAAAGATATAATACATCCCTGGCCAGG GAAGCAACAATAAAATACATCGAGATGGCTAAGAAGCACGGCCTAACTCCAGTTCAACTTGCGCTCGGATTTGTACGAGACCGTCCATTTATGACAAGTTCAATCATCGGAGCAACCTCTGTCGAGCAATTAAAAGAAGACATTGATGCATTTTTTACGGCTGAGCGGCCTTTGCCGCAAGAAGTAATGGCAGATGTTGAAGATATTTTCAAGAGATACAGAGATCCAACTATCTTTTAA